The following is a genomic window from Mycobacteriales bacterium.
GCGGCTCATAATCGCTGTGTCGCCGGTTCAAGTCCGGCCTCCGCTACGAAACGACGGACCCGGCCCCTCCGCAGGGAGCCGGGTCCGTCGGCCTACGCGGCACCGCCCCTACAACGGCGACGCGTTCACGTCCGTAGAGCACGTGCGGGCGGGGAAGGTTCGGCCGGACCGGCCTTGGACACCGCCGCCCGGCGTCGGGTATCCTCGGCGGGTTGCCCCCTGACCGTTGTTGAGGAAGGTTCCGCGCTGTGGCCGCCACCGACGTCCGCCCGAAGATCACGCTGGCGTGCACCGAGTGCAAGAACCGCAACTACATCACGCGGAAGAACCGGCGGAACGACCCGGACCGCATCGAGCTGAAGAAGTTCTGCCCGACGTGCCGGACGCACCAGCCGCACCGCGAGACCCGCTAGCCAGTACCGACGCCGAGGCCGGCCCCCGCACACACGCGGGCGCCGGCCTTCGCCGTTCCGGGAGCAGAATCGGCGGCGTGGACTGGGCGGCGCTGACGGAGGCGGGGCTGTACGACCCCGCGGCGCCGGGCGCGGCCGAGCGGCGGGAGCTGCTGGAGTTCCTCGTCGAGCAGGGCTGCACGCTGGACGAGATGGT
Proteins encoded in this region:
- the rpmG gene encoding 50S ribosomal protein L33; this encodes MAATDVRPKITLACTECKNRNYITRKNRRNDPDRIELKKFCPTCRTHQPHRETR